In Aegilops tauschii subsp. strangulata cultivar AL8/78 chromosome 3, Aet v6.0, whole genome shotgun sequence, one genomic interval encodes:
- the LOC109769341 gene encoding AT-hook motif nuclear-localized protein 28-like, translating to MAGNEGTSLAQLIEPTPAPELALLPQPQASAQGATPASARAKPRGRPPGSRNKPKPPVVVVRESAGAMRPVVLELAAGCDVAGAVAAFARRRGVGVSVLCGRGALAAVTLRLSTSAGTSRAVRLDGRFDVLSLSGTVLPAGAGAATTPFSVSLAGADGQVVGGTLAGEMTPADGGVLLVAATFVTAEVHRLPAVEAEPVVEGDGGRGGRQEEEKRPPTSPPPPPQQQQQHEQHAMVAASAADVGHVAAHGGVLGWGPGGHPGQVGHYAQHAEQMLSPWGVFPDSRAAPNHPASSSHHHYL from the coding sequence ATGGCGGGTAACGAGGGGACGTCGCTGGCCCAGCTGATCGAGCCCACGCCGGCGCCCGAGCTCGCGCTGCTGCCGCAGCCGCAGGCGTCGGCGCAGGGGGCGACTCCCGCGAGCGCTCGGGCGAAGCCGCGGGGCCGGCCGCCCGGGTCGAGGAACAAGCCGAAGCCGCCGGTGGTGGTGGTGCGGGAGAGCGCGGGGGCGATGCGGCCGGTGGTGCTGGAGCTGGCCGCGGGCTGCGACGTGGCGGGCGCGGTGGCCGCCTTCGCGCGGCGCCGCGGGGTGGGCGTGTCCGTGCTctgcggccgcggcgcgctcgcCGCCGTCACGCTGCGGCTGTCGACCTCGGCAGGTACCTCGCGCGCCGTCCGGTTGGATGGGCGGTTCGACGTGCTGTCGCTCTCCGGGACGGTGCTgccggcgggcgcgggcgcggccaCAACGCCGTTCTCGGTGTCGCTCGCGGGGGCCGACGGGCAGGTGGTCGGTGGCACGCTCGCCGGGGAGATGACGCCCGCGGACGGCGGTGTCTTGCTGGTGGCCGCCACGTTCGTCACCGCTGAGGTGCACCGGCTGCCCGCGGTGGAGGCCGAGCCGGTGGTCGAAGGCGATGGCGGCCGCGGCGGTCGTCAGGAGGAGGAGAAGCGCCCACCAACATCACCCCCGCCACctccgcagcagcagcagcaacatgAGCAGCACGCGATGGTGGCCGCGAGCGCCGCCGACGTGGGCCACGTTGCTGCCCACGGCGGGGTTCTGGGCTGGGGCCCCGGCGGCCATCCGGGCCAGGTTGGGCACTACGCGCAGCATGCCGAGCAGATGCTCTCGCCGTGGGGCGTGTTCCCGGACTCACGCGCCGCCCCGAACCATCCTGCGAGTTCGAGTCATCACCATTACTTGTAG